One stretch of Mangifera indica cultivar Alphonso chromosome 9, CATAS_Mindica_2.1, whole genome shotgun sequence DNA includes these proteins:
- the LOC123225751 gene encoding putative disease resistance protein At3g14460, translated as MPKLEKIDMQSPYNSLEFLCFENLQKCQYWDTKVDNEHVERFPKLCQLSIIECPKLTAELLDDYPLLEDLKISDCAKLIVSFLSFPKLTKLQIGECKEVVSTSSSTSQITSIKFEPLPDVAEFENWLRENFNCVEKPFKWTHSLTSLVYLNIESCSFSFLNTIFLPNLIHLRIENCLALKSLPKRLKQMKVQRMGICHCDSPLFIARNMLPSSLKRLKVSDCKKLKHLEGISSTLLEYLSIRDCESLTHLSSRGLLPNTLKHLQVDSCPNLTTLLSRRCCAHKKLECLHIHNCPRLRSIEEAFHNSPCLKKIDLAGLQNNGLFGLQSLTGLQELSIEGGLVLPVEIIPTSLRSLVIKKDVETSKTLIRWGLHKLTSLKRLSISGFEDPELILSENQRMPISLEFLEIFNLGPLRSISDLGMFTSLKELKIGDSNFNSIPDLGSLVSLKIFCIWNCPKIKSIPGFGSHSSLEEFRIISCPKLKSMACLGSLNSLQNLRIQSCPKLKSLPSPPSSLLELEIQKCPLLKKQWRRGKGKYCSKVAHIPLVKIDGKFIFNSKEE; from the coding sequence aTGCCAAAACTAGAGAAAATAGATATGCAAAGTCCTTACAATTCATTGGAGTTTCTTTGTTTtgagaatttgcaaaaatgtcAATATTGGGATACCAAAGTGGACAATGAGCATGTTGAAAGATTCCCAAAACTTTGCCAACTTTCCATTATTGAATGTCCCAAACTTACTGCAGAATTGCTTGATGATTACCCTTTATTGGAAGATCTTAAAATTTCTGACTGTGCAAAGTTGATAGTTTCATTCTTAAGTTTTCCAAAGCTCACGAAACTACAAATTGGTGAGTGTAAGGAAGTGGTGTCCACTAGTAGTTCTACTAGTCAGATCACCTCAATTAAGTTTGAGCCTCTTCCAGATGTCGCAGAGTTTGAAAATTGGTTGAGGGAAAATTTCAATTGTGTTGAGAAGCCATTTAAATGGACTCATAGCCTCACCTCTCTAGTATACTTGAATATAGAAAGTTGTAGTTTCTCATTTTTGAACACAATCTTTCTTCCCAATTTGATTCATCTTAGAATTGAAAACTGCCTGGCTCTAAAATCTTTACCAAAAAGATTGAAACAGATGAAAGTACAAAGAATGGGAATTTGCCACTGTGATTCTCCACTATTTATTGCGAGAAACATGCTGCCTTCATCTCTAAAAAGGCTCAAGGTATCAGATTGtaagaaattaaaacatttgGAGGGAATCAGTTCTACTCTTCTTGAGTATTTGAGTATTCGAGATTGCGAGTCTCTCACCCATCTATCATCACGAGGATTGTTGCCTAATACACTCAAACATCTTCAGGTTGATTCTTGTCCAAATCTCACAACATTATTGTCAAGAAGGTGTTGCGCACATAAAAAACTTGAATGCCTCCATATTCACAATTGTCCAAGGCTGAGGTCAATAGAAGAGGCATTTCACAATAGTCCTTGTCTTAAGAAGATTGATTTGGCTGGTCTTCAAAATAATGGACTGTTTGGTCTGCAAAGTCTTACTGGTCTTCAAGAATTAAGCATAGAAGGTGGTTTGGTGTTGCCGGTAGAAATTATTCCAACCAGCTTAAGGAGTCTCGTGATTAAGAAAGATGTTGAAACGAGTAAGACACTTATTAGATGGGGATTGCACAAACTCACCTCCCTTAAACGTCTTTCGATAAGTGGATTTGAAGATCCGGAGCTGATTCTGTCGGAGAACCAACGAATGCCCATTTCTCTTGAATTTTTGGAGATCTTTAATTTGGGACCACTCAGATCCATTTCAGACTTGGGCATGTTCACCTCTCTCAAAGAATTGAAAATTGGGGATTCGAACTTCAACTCGATTCCAGACCTAGGAAGCCTGGTATCACTTAAAATCTTCTGTATTTGGAACTGTCCAAAGATCAAGTCAATTCCAGGTTTCGGAAGCCACTCCTCCCTCGAAGAATTCCGTATTATTTCATGCCCAAAGCTCAAATCAATGGCGTGCCTAGGAAGCCTCAATTCTCTTCAAAACTTGCGGATTCAGAGCTGCCCAAAGCTCAAATCCTTGCCAAGCCCGCCATCCTCACTTCTGGAATTAGAGATTCAGAAATGTCCATTGCTGAAAAAACAGTGGAGGAGAGGTAAAGGGAAGTATTGCTCAAAGGTAGCTCACATCCCTTTAGTTAAAATCGATGGAAAATTCATCTTCAATTCAAAGGAGGAATAA
- the LOC123226336 gene encoding loganic acid O-methyltransferase-like encodes MGDEETKILAKSHPMVGGDGARSYAKNSSYQRAVMNATKEMVEDAIADKLDFKTLEIEASKTFQIADLGCSTGPNTFIAVQNIIEAVEQKYLIQRQNPNSALEFQVFFNDHNDNDFNTLFKTLPPERKYFATGVPGSFYSRLFPEKTLHFIHSSYSLHWLSRVPEEIVDSKSPAWNKSSIQCTGLVKEVTEAYAAQFNNDMESFLNARAQELVGGGLMVIVISILPNGIPMAKTAEGKIYDLLGSCLIDLAKMGLIDEEKVDSFNFPLYYPTCEEIEAIIRRNGLFSIERMKIFAPVVPGEMTFSAERSTAQIRAVFEGLIEEHFGHEFIDQLFINFTRKQLAENFLKSDDLKNHNKIDLFIALKRINTIDSYWSM; translated from the exons atggGTGATGAAGAGACAAAAATTTTGGCAAAATCCCATCCCATGGTTGGTGGAGATGGAGCTCGAAGCTATGCTAAAAATTCGTCCTACCAG AGGGCAGTGATGAATGCTACCAAGGAAATGGTAGAAGACGCCATAGCTGATAAGCTTGACTTCAAAACCCTGGAAATTGAAGCTTCCAAAACATTTCAAATAGCGGATTTGGGATGCTCCACTGGCCCCAACACCTTCATTGCCGTGCAAAACATTATAGAAGCTGTTGAACAAAAATACCTTATTCAACGACAAAACCCTAATTCAGCCCTAGAATTCCAGGTCTTTTTTAACGACCATAACGATAATGACTTCAACACTCTCTTCAAAACCCTTCCTCCTGAACGAAAGTACTTTGCCACTGGTGTCCCGGGTTCTTTTTATAGCCGCTTGTTTCCCGAGAAAACGCTTCATTTTATACACTCCTCCTATTCACTGCACTGGCTTTCCCGGGTTCCAGAAGAGATTGTTGATAGTAAATCTCCAGCATGGAATAAAAGCAGTATTCAATGCACAGGATTGGTGAAAGAAGTCACTGAGGCGTATGCAGCTCAGTTCAACAATGACATGGAGAGTTTTCTAAACGCTAGAGCTCAAGAACTTGTGGGTGGAGGATTAATGGTGATTGTAATATCAATATTGCCAAATGGGATCCCCATGGCTAAAACTGCTGAGggtaaaatttatgatttgctTGGATCTTGCCTCATTGACCTAGCCAAAATG GGGTTGATTGATGAAGAAAAAGTGGACTCCTTCAACTTCCCTTTATACTATCCGACTTGTGAGGAGATAGAGGCTATCATACGGAGAAATGGATTGTTCAGCATTGAGAGAATGAAAATATTCGCTCCCGTTGTACCAGGAGAAATGACTTTTTCTGCAGAACGTTCTACTGCACAAATTAGAGCGGTGTTTGAGGGACTGATCGAGGAGCATTTCGGCCATGAGTTTATTGACCAGTTGTTCATCAACTTCACCAGGAAGCAGCTTGCTGAGAATTTCTTAAAATCTGATGATTTGAAAAACCATAACAAGATTGATTTATTCATCGCACTCAAGCGAATCAATACGATAGATTCTTATTGGagtatgtaa
- the LOC123225519 gene encoding uncharacterized protein LOC123225519 isoform X2, which produces MGDHLALLVDRLLTESTIETAIESNNQLLQQAAALANKNSMAELSSHRVDKDIGLSPSKLVECRICHDEDQDSNMEIPCSCCGSLKYAHRKCVQRWCNEKGDTICEICHEQYKPGYTAPPPPFHYIDNFRENWEISRRDLHNPHFLSMVTADHEFLDSSFDEYYSISPRSLLCCRIVAIIFMVLLVLRHTLPIINSGTGEYSLTLLSLMLLRTIGILLPIYIMVKAFHAIQRRRNQQDTRSSLAATDEENELPRLQHARSRLIHVQ; this is translated from the exons ATGGGGGATCATCTTGCATTGCTGGTGGATCGGTTGCTAACTGAATCAACCATTGAAACTGCTATAGAGAGCAACAACCAGTTGTTGCAGCAAGCTGCAGCCTTGGCAAATAAAAATAGTATGGCCGAACTTTCTTCTCACAGAGTGGATAAAGATATTGGTTTGTCCCCAAGTAAACTGGTAGAGTGTAGGATTTGCCATGATGAGGATCAAGACTCAAACATGGAAATTCCTTGTTCTTGCTGTGGCAGCTTAAAG TATGCCCACCGTAAGTGTGTTCAGAGATGGTGCAATGAGAAGGGTGATACTATCTGTGAGATTTGCCATGAG CAATATAAACCTGGCTATACGGCACCTCCTCCACCCTTCCACTATATTGATAACTTCAG GGAAAATTGGGAGATTTCAAGAAGGGACCTGCACAACCCTCATTTTTTATCCATGGTTACTGCTGATCATGAATTTCTGGATTCCAGCTTTGATGAGTATTACTCAATCAGTCCTAGAAGCCTTTTGTGCTGCCGTATTGTTGCTATAATT TTCATGGTTCTTCTGGTGTTACGGCATACTCTCCCAATCATAAATAGTGGGACTGGAGAATATTCCTTGACATTGTTATCG TTAATGCTGTTGAGAACCATTGGGATCCTGTTGCCTATCTATATCATGGTTAAGGCATTCCATGCCATCCAACGTCGTCGAAACCAACAG GATACCCGTTCATCGCTTGCTGCAACAGATGAAGAAAATGAGTTGCCACGACTGCAACATGCTCGGTCACGTCTTATTCATGTTCAATGA
- the LOC123225519 gene encoding uncharacterized protein LOC123225519 isoform X1, which translates to MGDHLALLVDRLLTESTIETAIESNNQLLQQAAALANKNSMAELSSHRVDKDIGLSPSKLVECRICHDEDQDSNMEIPCSCCGSLKYAHRKCVQRWCNEKGDTICEICHEQYKPGYTAPPPPFHYIDNFRENWEISRRDLHNPHFLSMVTADHEFLDSSFDEYYSISPRSLLCCRIVAIIVHFMVLLVLRHTLPIINSGTGEYSLTLLSLMLLRTIGILLPIYIMVKAFHAIQRRRNQQDTRSSLAATDEENELPRLQHARSRLIHVQ; encoded by the exons ATGGGGGATCATCTTGCATTGCTGGTGGATCGGTTGCTAACTGAATCAACCATTGAAACTGCTATAGAGAGCAACAACCAGTTGTTGCAGCAAGCTGCAGCCTTGGCAAATAAAAATAGTATGGCCGAACTTTCTTCTCACAGAGTGGATAAAGATATTGGTTTGTCCCCAAGTAAACTGGTAGAGTGTAGGATTTGCCATGATGAGGATCAAGACTCAAACATGGAAATTCCTTGTTCTTGCTGTGGCAGCTTAAAG TATGCCCACCGTAAGTGTGTTCAGAGATGGTGCAATGAGAAGGGTGATACTATCTGTGAGATTTGCCATGAG CAATATAAACCTGGCTATACGGCACCTCCTCCACCCTTCCACTATATTGATAACTTCAG GGAAAATTGGGAGATTTCAAGAAGGGACCTGCACAACCCTCATTTTTTATCCATGGTTACTGCTGATCATGAATTTCTGGATTCCAGCTTTGATGAGTATTACTCAATCAGTCCTAGAAGCCTTTTGTGCTGCCGTATTGTTGCTATAATTGTAcat TTCATGGTTCTTCTGGTGTTACGGCATACTCTCCCAATCATAAATAGTGGGACTGGAGAATATTCCTTGACATTGTTATCG TTAATGCTGTTGAGAACCATTGGGATCCTGTTGCCTATCTATATCATGGTTAAGGCATTCCATGCCATCCAACGTCGTCGAAACCAACAG GATACCCGTTCATCGCTTGCTGCAACAGATGAAGAAAATGAGTTGCCACGACTGCAACATGCTCGGTCACGTCTTATTCATGTTCAATGA
- the LOC123225791 gene encoding 60S ribosomal export protein NMD3: MAQDAGMFMVPQTIGSVLCCKCGVPMVPNAANMCVTCLRSEVDITEGLQKKVDLKHCPECECYLQPPKTWIKAQLESKELLTICVKRLKNLNGARLVHAEFIWTEPHSKRIKVKLTVQKEVLNGAILEQSYVVEYHQQDQMCESCTRVQANPDQWVAAVQLRQHVSHRRTFFYLEQLILKHDAAARAIKIKQMDEGIDFFFGNRSHAVKFVEFVGKVAPVRSRHDKQLVSHDPKSNNYNYKYTFSVEISPVCREDLICLPPKVAVSLGNLGPLVICTKVTNSIALLDPFTLRHCFLDADQYWRSSFKSLLTSRQLVEYIVLDVEPVSSEVNVGGSKCVLADAQVARVSDFGKNDTIFFIRTHLGHLLHPGDYALGYDLYGANNNDIELDKYKGLVLPETILIKKSYEEKRQRKRGKPRPWKLKSLDMEVDNTRGRGDQEKMNNEYEEFLRDLEENPELRFNISLYRDRDYQPSEMASVTDGGDVPSVPLEELLADLDLSDEEMGDGSTRE; this comes from the coding sequence ATGGCCCAGGATGCAGGGATGTTTATGGTTCCACAAACCATTGGCAGTGTTTTGTGCTGCAAATGTGGTGTTCCGATGGTACCAAATGCTGCCAATATGTGTGTCACATGTTTGCGTTCTGAAGTTGACATAACAGAAGGCTTACAGAAGAAGGTGGACCTTAAGCATTGCCCTGAGTGTGAGTGCTACTTGCAACCTCCAAAAACTTGGATAAAAGCCCAATTAGAATCGAAGGAGCTGTTGACTATCTGTGTGAAGAGGCTCAAGAATCTTAATGGAGCAAGGTTAGTACACGCCGAATTTATTTGGACTGAACCTCATTCCAAGAGGATCAAGGTTAAGCTGACTGTTCAGAAGGAGGTTCTTAATGGAGCTATTCTTGAACAATCTTATGTTGTTGAGTATCATCAGCAAGATCAAATGTGTGAATCTTGTACAAGGGTTCAGGCCAACCCCGATCAATGGGTTGCAGCTGTACAGCTACGACAACATGTCTCTCACAGGAGAACTTTCTTCTATTTGGAGCAGCTTATTCTGAAGCATGATGCTGCTGCACGGGCTATTAAAATCAAGCAAATGGATGAGggaattgattttttctttggaAATAGGAGTCACGCTgttaaatttgttgaatttgtggGAAAAGTCGCTCCAGTAAGGAGCCGTCATGACAAACAACTTGTTTCCCATGATCCCAAGAGCAACAACTACAATTATAAGTATACATTCTCGGTTGAGATAAGTCCCGTTTGTCGTGAGGATTTGATCTGTCTGCCTCCAAAAGTTGCAGTTAGTCTGGGGAATCTTGGTCCTCTTGTTATCTGCACAAAAGTGACAAATAGCATAGCTTTACTGGATCCATTTACGCTGAGGCATTGTTTCTTGGATGCTGATCAGTATTGGAGATCGTCATTCAAATCTTTGCTTACTAGCAGGCAGCTTGTGGAATATATTGTTTTAGATGTAGAGCCTGTCTCTTCTGAAGTTAATGTTGGTGGCTCAAAGTGTGTTTTGGCTGATGCTCAAGTAGCTCGTGTGTCGGATTTTGGGAAGAATGATACCATTTTTTTCATAAGAACACATCTCGGCCATCTTTTGCACCCAGGGGATTATGCTCTCGGTTATGACCTCTATGGGGCTAACAACAATGATATTGAACTGGACAAGTATAAAGGTCTTGTACTACCAGAGACAATTTTGATAAAGAAGAGCTATGAAGAGAAGCGCCAGAGAAAGCGTGGGAAGCCTCGTCCTTGGAAGCTCAAGTCCCTGGACATGGAAGTGGATAACACTAGAGGTAGAGGTGACCAAGAGAAGATGAACAATGAGTATGAAGAGTTCTTGAGAGATTTGGAAGAGAATCCTGAGTTGAGATTCAATATATCGTTGTATCGTGATAGAGATTACCAACCATCAGAGATGGCATCTGTAACTGATGGTGGGGATGTTCCTTCTGTTCCTCTGGAAGAACTTCTTGCTGATCTTGACTTAAGTGATGAGGAAATGGGAGATGGTAGTACGAGAGAGTGA
- the LOC123224694 gene encoding EEF1A lysine methyltransferase 2-like translates to MAGTRLPLEESELFQLQQHTRTTTDLVSDDDRSVAADSWSIKSEYGSTLDDDQRHADAAEALSSANFRVSSDYNSDKEEPDSDGITSMLGLQSYWDAAYADELANFREHGHSGEVWFGADVMDVVASWTKSLCIQISQGHMPNPGDDFKREPIEETDKYLSSWSILDVGTGNGLLLQELAKQGFTDLTGVDYSEDAINLAQSIADRDGFPNINFLVDDVLETKLERQFRLVMDKGTLDAIGLHPDGPLKRIMYWDSVSKLVTPGGILVITSCNNTKDELMQEVLNLNRRRIDVPQEHDNSKEQEANRDPPFQYLNHVRTYPTFMFAGVEGSRVATVAFLRK, encoded by the exons ATGGCTGGAACCCGATTGCCCCTGGAGGAATCTGAGCTCTTTCAGCTCCAGCAGCACACTCGAACCACCACCGATCTGGTCTCCGATGATGACCGCTCAGTTGCCGCGGACTCCTGGTCTATAAAGAGTGAATATGGAAGCACTCTTGACGATGATCAGCGCCACGCCGACGCCGCCGAGGCACTCTCCTCTGCCAATTTCCGTGTTTCCTCTGATTACAA TTCTGATAAGGAGGAGCCAGATTCAGATGGAATTACATCAATGCTAGGTCTTCAGAGTTACTGGGATGCTGCATATGCAGATGAGTTAGCAAATTTTCGTGAACATGGCCATTCTGGTGAAGTTTG GTTTGGAGCTGATGTCATGGATGTTGTTGCTTCTTGGACGAAAAGTTTGTGCATTCAAATATCTCAAGGTCACATGCCAAATCCTGGTGATGATTTTAAGCGTGAGCCTATCGAAGAGACTGACAAGTACTTGTCTAGCTGGAGTATACTTGATGTTGGGACTGGCAATGGTCTGCTCCTTCAAGAACTTGCTAAGCAGGG ATTCACTGATTTAACTGGAGTTGATTATAGTGAAGATGCAATCAACCTTGCTCAAAGCATTGCTGATCGTGATGGATTtcctaatattaatttcttg GTTGATGATGTTCTTGAAACAAAGCTTGAGAGACAATTTCGGCTTGTCATGGATAAAGGGACTTTAGATGCCATTGGATTGCATCCTGATGGCCCTCTCaaaag GATCATGTACTGGGATTCAGTTTCTAAGTTGGTCACTCCAGGTGGAATATTG GTGATTACATCTTGTAACAATACGAAAGATGAGTTGATGCAAGAAGTGCTAAATTTAAACCGAAGAAGGATTGATGTGCCCCAGGAACATGATAACTCAAAAGAACAAGAAGCAAACAGAGATCCTCCATTTCAATATCTGAATCATGTTCGCACATACCCAACGTTCATGTTTGCTGGAGTAGAGGGATCGCGTGTCGCCACTGTGGCATTCCTTCGGAAATGA
- the LOC123226337 gene encoding loganic acid O-methyltransferase-like, protein MGSDQINNSLEPLAMNGGDGQYSYSENSTMQKEGIECVKDLITEGIVQKLETQSDGTDSRSAEFHFFLNDHVDNDFNTLFTSMPSDKEYFAAGVPASFQNWLSPKASIDSFRIVSAGLMALSIPSVPDPHCKCVITSVFDLLGSALMDLSGQGLVDEDKGDNFNCQSTFRPLIR, encoded by the exons ATGGGCAGTGATCAGATAAACAACTCACTTGAGCCCTTGGCCATGAATGGCGGAGATGGACAATACAGCTACTCCGAGAATTCCACCATGCAG AAAGAGGGAATAGAGTGTGTTAAAGATTTGATCACCGAAGGGATTGTGCAAAAACTTGAGACACAG TCTGATGGGACCGATTCACGCTCTGCTGAGTTTCATTTCTTCTTAAACGATCACGTTGACAATGATTTCAACACCCTTTTCACTTCCATGCCTTCTGACAAGGAATACTTTGCAGCTGGTGTGCCGGCATCTTTCCAAAATTGGCTGTCTCCAAAGGCCAGTATTGAT AGCTTTAGAATTGTTTCTGCGGGTCTCATGGCTCTGTCAATCCCAAGTGTTCCAGATCCTCATTGCAAGTGTGTTATAACTTCAGTTTTTGACCTTCTGGGATCTGCTCTGATGGATTTATCAGGCCAG ggattggttgatgaagataaagGCGACAACTTCAACTGTCAATCTACATTCCGACCCCTCATTAGATAG
- the LOC123226546 gene encoding uncharacterized protein LOC123226546 → MASSLPCFNAITKPVSLKRHSHQSLQVKAQSFRDEGRRVSIVDANLSVLRQRIEEVVIKERLERCCRCEYGWNYASGYDYKLRKYKVLTETFELVGLIGGTIGLSCLCGTAFLCLISILVHLNQ, encoded by the exons ATGGCTTCTTCTCTGCCATGTTTCAATGCTATAACCAAACCAGTATCTCTCAAGCGCCATTCTCATCAATCCCTGCAAGTCAAAGCTCAGAGCTTTAGGGATGAAG GAAGAAGGGTTAGCATTGTTGATGCGAATTTGAGTGTTCTGAGACAAAGGATAGAGGAAGTTGTGATAAAGGAGAGATTGGAGAGGTGTTGCAGATGTGAATATGGATGGAATTATGCATCTGGGTACGATTACAAACTCAGAAAATACAAGGTTTTGACAGAGACTTTTGAGCTTGTGGGATTGATTGGTGGCACTATTGGCCTCAGTTGTTTATGTGGCACAGCTTTCCTCTGTCTTATTTCCATCTTAGTTCATCTTAATCAATGA
- the LOC123225518 gene encoding eukaryotic translation initiation factor 5-like — MALLNIGADNRDDAFYRYKMPKMITKIEGRGNGIKTNIVNMVDIAKALARPPSYTTKYFGCELGAQSKFDEKTGTSLVNGSHDTAKLAGLLENFIKKYVQCYGCGNPETEVVITKNQMIQLKCAACGFLSDVDMRDKLTTFIAKNPPETKKASKVKKALRRAEKERLKEGEAADEELKKLKKEVKKKGSSSKDGATKAISSKKKGNNSDEDRISPAHSQADEKEEFDDDDVQWQTDTSFEAARQRIQEQLSSVTADMVMLSTDESEKKAKTTQNVVGSPKNSTLHAGQTKAENGNLCSHENLVNELKAKIQKGLTGKQLQSVMESLSGSAQEKMTALFEALFDGFEKGFAKEVVKKKNFLAAATATQEERSQLHLLRAIEAFCGKSCSLLKEVALVLKALYDADVLEEEDIVHWYQEGLNGGNQDSQIWKNAKPFIEWLQSAESESEEE; from the coding sequence ATGGCTTTGCTGAACATAGGAGCTGATAATAGAGATGATGCCTTCTACAGATATAAGATGCCTAAAATGATTACCAAAATTGAGGGACGCGGAAATGGCATCAAGACAAATATAGTCAACATGGTTGATATTGCGAAGGCTTTGGCTCGGCCACCCTCCTACACCACGAAATACTTCGGTTGTGAGCTTGGTGCTCAATctaaatttgatgaaaagacTGGTACTTCTCTTGTTAATGGGTCCCATGACACTGCTAAGCTTGCTGGACTccttgagaatttcattaagaAATATGTCCAGTGTTATGGTTGTGGAAACCCAGAGACTGAGGTAGTAATCACAAAAAATCAGATGATCCAATTGAAATGTGCTGCTTGTGGCTTTTTGTCAGATGTGGATATGCGGGACAAGCTCACCACTTTCATAGCGAAGAACCCACCGGAAACAAAGAAAGCATCAAAAGTCAAGAAGGCATTACGGAGAGCTGAGAAGGAGCGGCTAAAGGAAGGTGAGGCTGCTGATGAGGAACTGAAGAAACTGAAGAAGGAGGTGAAGAAGAAAGGATCTTCTTCAAAGGATGGTGCAACAAAAGCAATATCttcaaagaagaaaggaaataaTTCTGATGAGGATCGCATATCACCAGCACATAGTCAGGCTGATGAGAAGGAagagtttgatgatgatgatgttcaGTGGCAAACTGATACATCATTTGAGGCTGCTCGTCAACGAATCCAAGAGCAACTGAGTTCTGTGACAGCTGATATGGTCATGCTGTCTACAGATGAGTCAGAAAAGAAGGCTAAGACAACCCAAAATGTTGTTGGTAGTCCAAAAAATTCTACACTGCATGCTGGGCAAACCAAGGCCGAGAATGGGAATTTATGCTCCCATGAAAATCTTGTTAATGAGCTAAAAGCAAAAATACAGAAAGGTCTTACTGGGAAGCAATTGCAATCCGTTATGGAATCTCTCTCTGGATCTGCTCAGGAAAAAATGACTGCTCTGTTTGAGGCACTTTTTGATGGTTTTGAGAAAGGATTCGCAAAGGAGGTGGTCAAGAAGAAGAACTTCCTTGCTGCAGCTACTGCTACTCAGGAGGAGCGATCACAGTTGCATCTGCTTCGAGCAATTGAAGCATTCTGTGGCAAGTCATGCTCATTGTTGAAGGAAGTGGCATTGGTTTTGAAGGCTCTCTATGATGCTGATGTATTGGAGGAAGAGGACATAGTGCATTGGTATCAAGAGGGGCTTAACGGTGGCAATCAGGACTCTCAGATCTGGAAGAATGCCAAGCCCTTTATTGAGTGGCTGCAAAGTGCTGAGTCTGAGTCTGAGGAGGAATAA